The following are encoded together in the Chlorocebus sabaeus isolate Y175 chromosome 20, mChlSab1.0.hap1, whole genome shotgun sequence genome:
- the S100A3 gene encoding protein S100-A3 isoform X2, which translates to MVHFSVVSSTSAAGGALEVRMARPLEQAVAAIVCTFQEYAGRCGDKYKLCQAELKELLQKELATWTPTEFRECDYNKFMSVLDTNKDCEVDFVEYVRSLACLCLYCHEYFKDCPSDPPCSQ; encoded by the exons ATGGTGCACTTCTCAGTGGTCAGCTCCACATCTGCAGCGGGGGGAGCTCTGGAAG TGAGGATGGCCAGGCCTCTGGAGCAGGCGGTAGCTGCCATCGTGTGCACCTTCCAGGAATATGCAGGGCGCTGTGGGGACAAATACAAGCTCTGCCAGGCGGAGCTCAAGGAGCTGCTACAAAAGGAGTTGGCCACCTGGACCCCA ACTGAGTTTCGGGAGTGTGACTACAACAAATTCATGAGTGTTCTGGACACCAACAAGGACTGCGAGGTGGACTTTGTGGAGTATGTGCGCTCACTTGCCTGCCTCTGTCTCTACTGCCACGAGTACTTCAAGGACTGCCCCTCAGATCCCCCCTGCTCCCAGTAG
- the S100A3 gene encoding protein S100-A3 isoform X1, with translation MEKTLAFLATFGFSQAGGIIPEWRWKGRVEVRGVRMARPLEQAVAAIVCTFQEYAGRCGDKYKLCQAELKELLQKELATWTPTEFRECDYNKFMSVLDTNKDCEVDFVEYVRSLACLCLYCHEYFKDCPSDPPCSQ, from the exons ATGGAAAAAACTCTTGCCTTCCTGGCCACCTTCGggttttcccaggctggaggcatCATCCCAGAATGGCGGTGGAAGGGGAGAGTTGAAGTGAGGGGAG TGAGGATGGCCAGGCCTCTGGAGCAGGCGGTAGCTGCCATCGTGTGCACCTTCCAGGAATATGCAGGGCGCTGTGGGGACAAATACAAGCTCTGCCAGGCGGAGCTCAAGGAGCTGCTACAAAAGGAGTTGGCCACCTGGACCCCA ACTGAGTTTCGGGAGTGTGACTACAACAAATTCATGAGTGTTCTGGACACCAACAAGGACTGCGAGGTGGACTTTGTGGAGTATGTGCGCTCACTTGCCTGCCTCTGTCTCTACTGCCACGAGTACTTCAAGGACTGCCCCTCAGATCCCCCCTGCTCCCAGTAG
- the S100A3 gene encoding protein S100-A3 isoform X3: MARPLEQAVAAIVCTFQEYAGRCGDKYKLCQAELKELLQKELATWTPTEFRECDYNKFMSVLDTNKDCEVDFVEYVRSLACLCLYCHEYFKDCPSDPPCSQ, translated from the exons ATGGCCAGGCCTCTGGAGCAGGCGGTAGCTGCCATCGTGTGCACCTTCCAGGAATATGCAGGGCGCTGTGGGGACAAATACAAGCTCTGCCAGGCGGAGCTCAAGGAGCTGCTACAAAAGGAGTTGGCCACCTGGACCCCA ACTGAGTTTCGGGAGTGTGACTACAACAAATTCATGAGTGTTCTGGACACCAACAAGGACTGCGAGGTGGACTTTGTGGAGTATGTGCGCTCACTTGCCTGCCTCTGTCTCTACTGCCACGAGTACTTCAAGGACTGCCCCTCAGATCCCCCCTGCTCCCAGTAG
- the S100A4 gene encoding protein S100-A4, producing the protein MACPLEKALDVMVSTFHKYSGKEGDKFKLNKSELKELLTRELPSFLGKRTDEAAFQKLMSNLDSNRDNEVDFQEYCVFLSCIAMMCNEFFEGFPDKQPRKK; encoded by the exons ATGGCGTGCCCTCTGGAGAAGGCCCTGGATGTGATGGTGTCCACCTTCCACAAGTACTCGGGCAAAGAGGGTGACAAGTTCAAGCTCAACAAATCAGAGCTAAAGGAGTTGCTGACCCGGGAGCTGCCCAGCTTCTTGGGG AAAAGGACAGATGAAGCTGCATTCCagaagctgatgagcaacttggACAGCAACAGGGACAACGAGGTGGACTTCCAAGAGTACTGTGTCTTCCTGTCCTGCATCGCCATGATGTGTAATGAATTCTTTGAAGGCTTCCCAGATAAGCAGCCCAGGAAGAAATGA
- the S100A5 gene encoding protein S100-A5 isoform X1: MGHSSISELHTVMETPLEKALTTMVTTFHKYSGREGSKLTLSRKELKELIKKELCLGEMKDNSIDDLKSLDKNSDQEIDFKEYSVFLTTLCMAYNDFFLEDKK, translated from the exons ATGGGACACTCCTCAATATCAG AGCTGCACACTGTGATGGAGACCCCTCTGGAGAAGGCCCTGACCACTATGGTGACCACGTTTCACAAATATTCGGGGAGAGAGGGTAGCAAACTGACCCTGAGTAGGAAGGAACTCAAGGAACTGATCAAGAAAGAGCTGTGTCTTGGGGAG ATGAAGGACAACAGCATCGATGACTTGAAGAGCCTGGACAAGAATAGTGACCAGGAGATTGACTTCAAGGAGTACTCGGTGTTCCTGACCACGCTGTGCATGGCCTACAACGACTTCTTCCTAGAGGACAAGAAGTGA
- the S100A5 gene encoding protein S100-A5 isoform X2 — protein METPLEKALTTMVTTFHKYSGREGSKLTLSRKELKELIKKELCLGEMKDNSIDDLKSLDKNSDQEIDFKEYSVFLTTLCMAYNDFFLEDKK, from the exons ATGGAGACCCCTCTGGAGAAGGCCCTGACCACTATGGTGACCACGTTTCACAAATATTCGGGGAGAGAGGGTAGCAAACTGACCCTGAGTAGGAAGGAACTCAAGGAACTGATCAAGAAAGAGCTGTGTCTTGGGGAG ATGAAGGACAACAGCATCGATGACTTGAAGAGCCTGGACAAGAATAGTGACCAGGAGATTGACTTCAAGGAGTACTCGGTGTTCCTGACCACGCTGTGCATGGCCTACAACGACTTCTTCCTAGAGGACAAGAAGTGA
- the S100A6 gene encoding protein S100-A6 produces the protein MACPLDQAIGLLVAIFHKYSGREGDKHTLSKKELKELIQKELTIGSKLQDAEIARLMEDLDRNKDQEVNFQEYVTFLGALALIYNEALKG, from the exons ATGGCATGCCCCCTGGATCAGGCCATCGGCCTCCTTGTGGCCATCTTCCACAAGTACTCCGGCAGGGAGGGTGACAAGCACACCCTGAGCAAGAAGGAGCTGAAGGAGCTGATCCAGAAGGAGCTCACCATTGGCTCG AAGCTGCAGGATGCTGAAATTGCAAGGCTGATGGAAGACTTGGACCGGAACAAGGACCAGGAGGTGAACTTCCAGGAGTATGTCACCTTCCTGGGGGCCTTGGCTTTGATCTACAATGAAGCCCTCAAGGGCTGA